CAGCCAAACACACGGACAGTGAACTACCCGTCGAGCGACTATCCCACTCGGCCAAGCAATAGAGCATGTGGACAGTGGGCTTCCGGCCAAGCGGTcattccgctcggcccagcaacaAACACAGCGGGATATCCTATGACATCCTTTTGAGAGCTAGTGCCGTTGACAGGcgacatggtcagacagaagatcgtacgacagaatcttccactgtcactttagagatatgctcggcccgttaaggtactgtgtcagagacactttactgacatatCTCTTCAGGGAAAGCTTGGGATAACATGCCCGCTTTAAGAAGCATGCACACACGCTACAtgagccctatataaagaggggccCAGGCATCagcggaggtatgcttttctcgcAATTTCTATTATTGCGCTACACTTCTCCTTGCTTCCTCCTGCCTCGCCgaaaactgacttgagcatcggagggtcatcgccggggaccccttccatggctcgacactgacgttgCTTGTGTTGCAGGCCGGAGCGAAGTCCACCGGAGGTCAGCAAGAGCGTTACATCCCTCGCATCTGTCTCCCctactttcggataggatcagtTCCCAATATGCCGCATCAATACCACATCATAAGGATAAAAACCTCTTAGGACATCTCCAATGATTAAATCtctcaataaatttttttataatttccaATATGTCACATCAATGCTATGttacaagtataaaaatttacTATCCTCTTCACAATTAAAAACCTCCCTATAATTTTTTTCTATGTCCTACTTTATAAAtcacatatttttatttattattttttcatttaatatctctatataattttcatttgatattttaattaattatgctctttaatttaatttatttataattaataaattaatttatttatgatttttaatttaatttaatttattatttttatttaatatttaatttacttataaatttaatttaattatagtcatttgtatatttttttaacttatctcaaatatatttattttaaaaaaaatatcattttaattattacaaattatttatgaaataaaatattataattaaatattttatcaaataatttatttttttaattatttggaAAGAGCCAAtcatatatattaattattagcTCTACcttaaaaacaaatttaaaaacttaaacctgCTCTTCAATTAAAACTTCAAACCTCTCCTACACCATCATAAAGCTTAATGGGATAAAACTTTTTAATTCCCAACTTTAACACAACATTTAATGTAAGTTTGTGACTTCAAAAATGTTACCTGGTGCACAAATACTGGAGTCATCAGCTCTCCCGATGCACAAAAATGTTACCTTGTGCCGATTCTCCATCAAACTCCCATCCACCGATCCACGAGTACTCCACAACCCAACGTTGCTGATTCCATCAGCTCTCCTTATCAAACCCTGTGCTGTTCTTCCTTGCATCTCTCCCTCTGCTTTGCTTCCAAAGAACTTTCACCTGTGGAACCTTGTTGATGGCATGAAGATGTAGTGAAGGGTAAAGCTCATATCAAAGTTCAATTTCAAGGAAGGAGTTCATCAATCTTAGTGGATGACACTGTCAAGCATCCAACAATTAGTCTTTAATTCGGTCATTATCATTCACTCAGCTGTGTCTCGCGtgtgagattaaaaaaaaaaacatataggaTAAAATTAGAAACAGGAAAGATCCATCTAGATCTGAATCGATTATTGAAGACAACAGGTATGAGTGCTCTCTGGCTCAATCTCTCTCTTCATTGAGATCATCTATACAAAAGGCTGTATCAGTAGTTTTGTATGTgccaatgtttttaaaatattaatgtttatttaaaagaattaaaaatgttaaatgttctattttaaaaggaaaatttcaTTTACCACTCCCATTTTGTCTCTAATCTCTTTATAAAAAAagttatttcaaatttttatattGATAGAGTTTATTGCATTTTAAGGTATTATGTCAAGatttaataataaatgaaaaataaacTCAGCATAGATAGAATTGATAGAAGTTTAAATTGATTACTGAAAGgtgaaaataaatttattaaaaatgatTAAGGTTGAGAGACATATACTTACTAATTAACCCTCGTTTAAAGTATTCATCATGAGTAAACTAAGTAATCTTAATGGCATGGAGTCAACTTAGCAAAGTTGATCATGACTCATTCTCAACCCCTCTAGACCAGCAAAAGGCAAGTTCGATTGTTGAATTCCAGTTAGGTTCAGACATTTATATTACTTGGACAAAATGGTTTGAGACCTAGTTCAGGTTTACTTTTCAGCAAGGACTAGTGTGTTTCAGGTTGAAATGTCAAACAGCAAACTTGAAGCAATGTAACAGAAGGGAATAAAATATACAATAAGAAGCCCATTTTGGATGGCAAGAACCAAGCGCCATGATGAGTTTATACTATTTGAAGGAATTATATAACTCGTTGGCATTTTGACTATACTGATCAACCAATAGTTTAGAGAGGGAAACAACACTGTCAACAGGGAACTTGAGTTGACAAATTTAGTAGATTGATATGTTTGAAATAACTAATCTGTGATCCAAGACTTACGACAGCATCCAATTTGGAGTTGCAAAATGAATATTGAAGAAAAGAATCGAGAGCATGAAAGCAACCTCAGTAAATTAATAATAATGTTTCTCAAGTGGATAGCACCTCAGATAAACTGCCAAATCATGGAAAATGTCAGCACCTTCAGCAAAACTAAAAAACAAGTAAATCCATAAAAGAGCACAATGGAAaaaattgcttggcctaagtcaagaGAATGCCTCCAGAGATTGAACATGTCTCATTAACATCATTGAACTAAGAGAACTTAAAGAATTAGCAGTAGAATGCCACATTGAATTGCTGAGTGAAGGTATCAATCAGATAAGTACAGAAACATTGCTAAATGGACATTCTCAGTAGAAAACAACTAGAAAAATCTATGGACGATAAGAAATTTACAGCTAGAAGTTAAATAGCAACCCAATAGTTACATTATCAGGAATACCATGTCTCTACATTATTTTTCAAGAGTGAGAACAGGCAAAACGATGGAATGAGAAAGATGAAGATTGAAAGTACATAGCAACTCATCTGGTTTTCACAGGTTTTCCAATTGGATGGAGCTTTTGAGCGGCACGTACTCACCGAGATACTCGCCCAAGTGGTCATACAGGGCACTCTTGTCGATCTGCTGGTGGTGGTAACTCTTGCAGACATAGTAGAAGACGCTCTGCACGAGCAGGCCGACGAGGTTCACAACAACAAGCACGGCCACAAGGGCGCCGCCGATAAGAACCTTGGTGGAGACGCTAGTGACGCCAAGGCTGCCCTCCTCGCGGGGGCCCTTCACAACGACAGCACGGAAGATAATTCCGACCAGACCACACGCGGTGAGGTAGGCGACGACAAGGACGGCCGCCATGCGGACACGGCCGCGGAGGAGGTCGCGGCTCTTGGCCATAGCCGCGAGGCCGCAGAGGGGCTCGAGGACGGAGACGACGCTGGCGAGGTGCCACAGTGCGGAGATGTAGACGTGGGCGGCGAGGAATACGAGGAGGACGAGGGCGATGAGGATGATAACCAGGGGGGATGAGGGAGcgaggagaagagggaggaggGCGAGGACGAGTGCGAGATTGTAGACGAGCATGAGGAGGGCGACCCATAGGAAGGTGCGGAAGAGGCGAGGGAAGATGGGGCGGACGGCGGAGAGGGAGGAGGCGAAGGAAACGGGCTTGGCAGCGTAGAGGGAGGCGACGGTGAAGACGACTGCAGCGGTGGAGAGCAGAGAGAAggtgaagaggaagaggagatagAGGAAGAGGTATAGGAGGAGGAGGATCCAgtcggcggcggcggaggagggGTTGTGGcggaggtggaggaggagggggTGGGTGAAGAGGGAGTGAGCGAGGACCGCGAAGGAGAAGGGGAAGACGAGGGCAAGGGTGAGGGCGGCGAAGGTGCGCGGGGCGGCGCGCGGTACCGCCACCGATTCCCGGAGCACGTCCGCCGCCGACAAGGATTGCAGCTCTTCCAGCTGTAGATCCATCAGTAGCTTCTTCAACCACTTCGCCCCTTTCCTTCGTCTGGTTCCTTTATCTTCGGTTTGTCCTAAAAATGGGCCTTCGTGGGCCGGTAATCCTTTTTAACTAATACCTTCGCAAGTAAGTAACAAATAAATTGAAAAGaatatatcttattttattattatttatttattttttgagaaAACCAAAAGACTCATATGAATAATTTCTTAGGTAGTCAATGAAGAATAAAATTATTCAATAATCATAGTTCTATGGTTAAcatatataatttgatattattgGAGCAAAAACTTAGATGGTCAGTCCCAGATAATATtctctttttttattataatgttCATATGTATTTTAACATCCTCATTTGTTTTTCCCATACTCTCATCTTATATTCAGCTTAATATTTTATATaactttcttttaattttttgatgTACTTTATATTTACAAAGAATATAAAGTATCTCTCAGCccctttattcttttataaaaatAACCATAAATAATTATAAGGGTAACCCCTACCAATAATAAgttataaagatatttttaaaataatacttatAAAAGAAAGACAAATAGTGAAAGTATTGGGAACATTTTGGACTATTAATTAAAGTTTGGGCTGAAAACTAGAGTTTTTCTCTTAAGCAAAATGCAATAGGCCCATGATTCAGTGTTTCAGCCCATTAAGCACGTTGCTGAATGAAGATCCAATCTCTCACGCGCTGCCACCTCATCACTTCCCACGatctagttttcttcaataaattcCTTATCAACCCGAGAGACGCGTTCGCTGGAGGGCTCCGCCTTACGATAACGGATACAGTCTCCGGGTCCCATTTCTAGTCTACCAATGAAAATTCATCGCGTAACTTTCGCGCGTGCAAGTATGTGCGTGGTCGGATGGCTCCTTTTTCCTCTCCCAGCGCCGcgtcggatccaatcctcgctggTAATAAAACCCTAGCGCTCAGATCTCTCTCCGTGGCCGAATCGATCCAGTTCCGCTTGCCATCTCATTCTCGCcctctccacctcctcctcctcccgtgTCCTACGCCGCTGCTTCCACTTGTGGCGAAATCGGATGGGTTCCCACAAGGAGAAGACCGCCACCGCCAAATTGTCGCCGGAAGCTCCCTCCAAGGGCCCACTAGAACCGCAACCGACGCCGTTGACCGCCGTCCACCCCATGCACGCCTTCTACGGGCACGGAGTCCCGGCCGTGATGCCCCAGGCCTTCTATTCCGCTTCTCCGATCGCCGCGGGGCAGCCGATGGTCTGGGGACCTCAGGTTTGTAAAATTCCTCCTGGTGGGATTGGAAAAAGCTTGCATCGGAGTTAAAAGAAACTGGATCTTTTTACCCCTTTTTGGTTTCTGTTGATGGATTTTTTGCGTAATTGAATCTACCAGCAAGTGATTCCGCCACCCTTTGGAAGTCCGATCCCGTACGCTTCGTTCTACCCCCATGGAGGATTTTATGCTCAACCGCAGATGAACGTGGTAGATAAATATTATATTCATCTTTTTAGTTTTCCTTTgcttcaagtttttttttaaaaaaaatttagcttCGATTTGGGGTTTTGATTGTAGACAAATAATGTTTGTGAGTGGGTAATTGCCTAGGGCATAGCTTACCGTACGACTGAAACTGAAGGGAGATCCTCGGAGCTGAAGGAGCAGCATCCAGCAAGCAAGGAAGCTTCTGGAGGGGAATCTCGAAGGAAAAGAGAGAATAACGGTAAAGGAGCCTCCAGTGTTGGGGAGGATGCCTCGCACAGGTTGGCTTTGCGGCATGGATAAATGGAAGTTGTTTGTTCTTGTTGAATTTTCTGTTGATATTGTTCTTCTGCAGTGATCATACCGAAACAGAGGGGTCGTCTGATACTGTAGGAGACGATGGCCAACCAAAGGTAAGCAAGGGCATTTTCCCTTGCTTCTCAGGTTTTGTTATGTGACTTGTTGCAGTTGTTCCTGCCATTTGCACTTCTTTGGAAGTCCtaagaaaaatgaaatccttcAATTTATGGTTAGATGATGGGgctatatttttcttttcttttctttttggcaTTCGTCTGTGCCTCATCTACCTTTGTGTTGTTGAAACCATTGTATTTTGGGACCAGTATTGATGCTGTTACTGCTCAGTCTCTTGTTTGTTAAAAAAAACACAAGAATATCTTTTCAAATTTAGTTAACACAGTATTCTTGGTTATTTAGGTACATTACTCGACTGGAAAGAGAGATCATGAAATTGTAGTTGCAAAAGGTAAATCTTTTATATGAAAAACGATTAATCTCTTGGtcaatttgaaattttctggTCATATTCATTCTACCGTTTTGCTCAGGAGGAACCTCTCGTTCCCTTAGCAATGATGAACATAATGGCGTTAGCGGTCAATCATCTTATAGTGGAAGGGTGCGAACTGCCAAAAAACTACAAGTATCTGCCCCAGGAAGAGCAGCACTTCCAGGTTCTCAAAATAATATGAATACTGAGATGGACTTGTTGGGTTCTTCCCTTGCTGGATCTGTCCCCATGTATGCTAGGCCTAATGGGACAAATTCAGGAGCAATATTGGTATGATGTCAGGAGGACATGCATGATGAACCATGATCTAAGTttctcatttctttcttttccttttaaaataataatattaataattttgcAGGATGAACGTGATCAGAGGAGGGAGAAACGAAAACAATCTAACAGAGAATCTGCTAGAAGATCAAGGATGAGGAagcaggtttttttttttaattttagattactGAAACATTGACTTTGTTACATTACGGCGTAAGGCACTTCTCAGTTTTCttctttttagttcattttcTTCAGCTTATCAGGACCCTGTTATATATTGCTTTAAATTTGTGCTAAAAAGGAATGGAGGTTTGTAGAATTGATTTGCTTAATCAGAAATTAACGCTAATGTCCAATTAACTAGCCTTTTAGATATtgttaagtttgaaaatataacATGATGTATCACTTAATTTGATATTATGTGCATAACTAGACTTGAAAGTGCAATGATCTGGATTGCTTTAATGTGCACTCAGCTGCTAAAGGTGATGATCAATTAAGAGAAGGATATCTTTTTGTGAATATAGTTTAATGATCTAAACTGGTCCatctttaattttaagttttataagGGTTCCCTTGCTTCTTAAAATCATAAGAAAACATAATTATATGTCTAATATTGCTATCATGGAGATTCAAATAATTACCTGCACAGTATCTGTTGTTCATGGCTTTATTGATGCATCTCTTCTCACATCTTTCGTTCAGATGTGATGGTTGTTTTAATATGTCAGTCTTGtgttttcaaacttatttatagGTGACACCAGCTAACCACAGTTCCAGACAGATGGggtctttttctaattttcttgtTCTAGAACTGTTTATGAAACTTTCCTTCATTGTTATACACCTTgcatttattttatataaatgcTATGGTACTTGTAGGACTTTCTCTGTTCGCAGTTTCTTTACAATATGAGAGTATTATTTTTATACGTGTAGAAACTAAAATTCCAAATACAAACTTTATAATTTTTGAACTGGATATTATGATCATCATGTTGTGTTTATTTCAACTATTTGGGATTCGCTACTTGAGGCTTACCCCTACATTGATCTTACTATATCACTAATAATATTCATAAAAGATAAAGTCAATAATTTCATAACTTATCTTTTACATTACAAATTGAAGAAAATTAAGGTGGCATTTGTGCCATATGAACTGTTCGGATATGGGACTATGCATGGGAAATTAACTATCATACAGGTGACCTTATATGCATAAATCATAAATTGATTTATTGTCCCAACTTTCTAGTTTAAACCTTACACATTCCGATTCTTTTAATTTGATCCGTTTGTATAGAGTGCATCTATGAATGTGCAATCAATTACAATGCCTGGTAGTCCATATGGTTTGGAAGGTGCTTTTTTGTTGGAAAAGAATCTACCTAAATGGCCTAGTTAGTTTATTATTATCTGATGTTATTTGGTATTCTATTTGTGATCTTCTTCTATCCTATCACTTGTGctaaaaggggaaaaaaaaaatcctatgcaTGACAAATTATTCTTTCAAGTGTTAAAAAGTAAAGACATATGGTATATAAGACATAAAAAGAAATAGTAACTAAAACATTAATCAATCCAACATAAAAATGGAAATGCATGTGTGAAGTTACaaaaaaaggcagcccggtgcacgaagctcccgtcatgcggggtcccggggaaggatccattgtacgtagctTTATcttgttttttgcaagaggctgtttccaggattcgaatccgtgaccttttggtTACATGGCATGTGTGAAGTTACAACgagaaaaaaataaatgaaaagctAGGGAAAATGAGGTGAAGTCCTGGCTTATGTTTAAATGATAAAAATGGGAATGTTCAAAGATGGCCATCAAATGTCTTAGGGATAATGGAGAGAATGGAAAATATCGGCCACATTGGCTACTCCAACTAGTTGCTACATTTGGCTtcttttgttgcaaatttgttcCATGACAACAATCACTCATTTTCAGGCTCTGATTATGTTCGATTCTTCCAAAGTATCATTAACAACAGGATATTGCTTACAATTTTCCACTTATCTCACCATTTGGTAGTTCTCATATTTTACCGCTTCTTTTAGGATTTCATTAGCATGCATAGTGGTATGCTTTAACATTTTTAGTAGAAAAATGCACACACTTGTTTTTCTATCTTATTTGTATGTTTAATATTCATCTGTACTAGTTTTATTGAAAAAATATCAGCAACCAAATTGAGAGTACTTTTTTTGTCTGTTTTTTACCAGCAAGAATGTGAAGAATTGGAAAGGAAAGTGACCGATTTGAGCAATGAAAACAGTGCCCTCAGATTAGAACTTCAAAATCTCAAGAAGTTGTGCGAGGGAATGGAAACTGAGAACAGAACTATCTTGgttagtttcttttcttatttatatCCTATTGGAGGGTGCATGCATCTCCTGCTGAAATTCTGTACCTATTTCTTGGAACAGGAGGATCTAAAACAATCTAGAGGATCAGAGACTTTGTCCAAGCTTAGCATCAGCATGAACTGACCAAAATTTCAATCAGGCGAGGTGTAAGTTATATTTTCAAGACTAATCTAATGGTACTCCTTGGTACCTTTGTTCTTCGTCCAATCCACCGGCGTTGGACTCTTGACTCATTTTTTGTTGATCAAGAGGGTCTTTCGTATATCTGGCTATATATGTTTAGTAATCAAGTGCCACACTTTAACATTTTCATTAAAAGAGTTGccgtttatttttttttcttttcttttcgttTTTTTTGTGCCCAGCTGTGTTAGATGTGTGGAACTTCATTCCGCGTGAAAAATTCAGTGGGAAGTGTGCGTTAGAAttctaattttactttaattt
This window of the Zingiber officinale cultivar Zhangliang chromosome 3B, Zo_v1.1, whole genome shotgun sequence genome carries:
- the LOC121967285 gene encoding G-box-binding factor 1-like; translation: MGSHKEKTATAKLSPEAPSKGPLEPQPTPLTAVHPMHAFYGHGVPAVMPQAFYSASPIAAGQPMVWGPQQVIPPPFGSPIPYASFYPHGGFYAQPQMNVGIAYRTTETEGRSSELKEQHPASKEASGGESRRKRENNGKGASSVGEDASHSDHTETEGSSDTVGDDGQPKVHYSTGKRDHEIVVAKGGTSRSLSNDEHNGVSGQSSYSGRVRTAKKLQVSAPGRAALPGSQNNMNTEMDLLGSSLAGSVPMYARPNGTNSGAILDERDQRREKRKQSNRESARRSRMRKQQECEELERKVTDLSNENSALRLELQNLKKLCEGMETENRTILEDLKQSRGSETLSKLSISMN
- the LOC121967284 gene encoding uncharacterized protein LOC121967284, translating into MDLQLEELQSLSAADVLRESVAVPRAAPRTFAALTLALVFPFSFAVLAHSLFTHPLLLHLRHNPSSAAADWILLLLYLFLYLLFLFTFSLLSTAAVVFTVASLYAAKPVSFASSLSAVRPIFPRLFRTFLWVALLMLVYNLALVLALLPLLLAPSSPLVIILIALVLLVFLAAHVYISALWHLASVVSVLEPLCGLAAMAKSRDLLRGRVRMAAVLVVAYLTACGLVGIIFRAVVVKGPREEGSLGVTSVSTKVLIGGALVAVLVVVNLVGLLVQSVFYYVCKSYHHQQIDKSALYDHLGEYLGEYVPLKSSIQLENL